One segment of Lepus europaeus isolate LE1 chromosome 16, mLepTim1.pri, whole genome shotgun sequence DNA contains the following:
- the MXD4 gene encoding max dimerization protein 4: MELNSLLILLEAAEYLERRDREAEHGYASVLPFDGDFARKKTKAAGLVRKAPNNRSSHNELEKHRRAKLRLYLEQLKQLVPLGPDSTRHTTLSLLKRARMHIKKLEEQDRRALSVKEQLQREHRFLKRRLEQLSLQSVERVRTDSTGSAVSTDDSEQEVDIEGTEFGSGELDSAGSSSDVDDHYSLRSGGCGAGYGPPCRRPGRPGLS, from the exons ATGGAGCTGAATTCCCTGCTGATCCTGCTGGAGGCGGCCGAGTACCTGGAGCGCAGGGACCGAG AGGCCGAGCACGGCTACGCCTCGGTGCTGCCCTTCGACGGCGACTTCGCCAGGAAGAAAACAAAGGCGGCGGGCCTGGTGCGCAAGGCCCCGAACAACAG GTCTTCACATAACGAGCTAGAAAAGCACAG ACGAGCCAAGCTCAGACTGTACCTGGAGCAGCTGAAGCAGCTGGTGCCCTTGGGCCCCGACAGCACCCGCCACACCACGCTGAGCCTCCTGAAGAGGGCCAGGATGCACATCAAG AAACTGGAGGAGCAGGACCGCCGCGCCCTGAGCGTCAAGGAGCAGCTGCAGCGGGAGCACCGCTTCCTGAAGCGGCGCCTGGAGCAGCTGTCCCTGCAGAGCGTGGAGCGCGTGCGCACCGACAGCACCGGCTCTGCTGTCTCCACCGACGACTCGGAGCAAG AAGTGGACATAGAGGGCACGGAGTTTGGGTCCGGCGAGCTggacagtgcaggcagcagcagcgACGTGGACGACCACTACAGCCTGCGGAGCGGCGGCTGTGGCGCCGGCTACGGGCCTCCCTGCCGGCGGCCTGGCCGCCCCGGCCTCTCTTAG